The following proteins are encoded in a genomic region of Phycisphaera sp.:
- a CDS encoding serine hydroxymethyltransferase, which translates to MPHTTTAQHSVHDSAVDLIRSQDPDVAAILDAEGERQATTIELIASENHASPAVMAAAGTCMTNKYAEGYPSARYYGGCIHHDAIEQLAIDRAKQLFGCEYANVQPHSGAQANAAAFLALLQPGDTFASLNLADGGHLSHGLKVNMSGKWFKPVHYSLHYDESHPDFERIDYDSVAAVCREHKPKILMCGFSAYPRMIDFARFRAIADEVGAILFADIAHIAGLVAAGAVPSPFPHAHVVTTTTHKTLRGPRGGLIMTNDEDLSKKLNRAVFPGMQGGPLMHVITAKAIAFGEALQPEFKTYTRNVIANAQALAGALASKNYRITSGGTDNHLMLVDLRTKSADLTGLDAEHWLEQAGIICNKNGIPQDSRPPKTTSGIRLGAAAVTTRGFGEGEMKQVAEMIDRVLSAGLKGELEGEAGNVREEVRALCGRFALPGHG; encoded by the coding sequence ATGCCCCACACGACCACAGCCCAGCATTCCGTGCATGACTCGGCCGTCGACCTCATCCGCTCGCAGGATCCCGACGTCGCCGCCATCCTCGACGCCGAGGGCGAGCGGCAGGCGACAACTATTGAGCTGATCGCCAGCGAGAACCACGCCAGCCCGGCCGTCATGGCCGCCGCGGGCACGTGCATGACCAACAAGTACGCCGAGGGATATCCGAGCGCCCGCTACTACGGCGGCTGCATCCACCACGACGCCATCGAGCAGCTCGCCATCGACCGGGCCAAGCAGCTCTTCGGGTGCGAGTACGCCAACGTGCAACCGCACTCGGGCGCGCAGGCCAACGCCGCCGCCTTCCTGGCGCTGCTCCAGCCCGGCGACACGTTCGCCTCGCTCAACCTGGCCGACGGCGGGCATCTCAGCCACGGGCTGAAGGTCAACATGAGCGGCAAGTGGTTCAAGCCGGTGCATTACTCGCTGCACTACGACGAGAGCCACCCCGACTTCGAGCGGATCGACTACGACTCGGTCGCCGCGGTGTGCCGCGAGCACAAGCCAAAGATCCTGATGTGCGGCTTCTCGGCCTACCCGCGGATGATCGACTTCGCCAGGTTCCGCGCCATCGCCGACGAGGTGGGCGCCATCCTCTTCGCCGACATCGCGCATATTGCTGGGCTCGTTGCCGCGGGCGCGGTGCCCAGCCCCTTCCCGCACGCGCACGTGGTCACGACGACCACGCACAAGACCCTGCGCGGCCCGCGCGGCGGGCTCATCATGACCAATGACGAGGACCTGTCCAAGAAGCTCAACCGCGCCGTCTTCCCCGGCATGCAGGGCGGCCCGCTCATGCACGTCATCACCGCCAAGGCCATCGCGTTCGGCGAGGCGCTGCAGCCCGAGTTCAAGACATACACCAGGAACGTCATCGCCAACGCCCAGGCCCTCGCCGGCGCGCTCGCGAGCAAGAACTACCGCATCACCAGCGGCGGCACCGACAACCACCTCATGCTCGTCGACCTGCGCACCAAGAGCGCCGACCTGACTGGCCTGGACGCCGAGCACTGGCTCGAGCAGGCCGGCATCATCTGCAACAAGAACGGCATCCCCCAGGACTCGCGCCCGCCCAAGACCACGAGCGGGATTCGCCTGGGCGCCGCCGCCGTCACCACGCGCGGGTTTGGTGAGGGTGAGATGAAGCAGGTCGCCGAGATGATCGACCGCGTGCTTTCGGCGGGGCTGAAGGGTGAGTTGGAGGGGGAGGCGGGGAATGTGCGCGAAGAAGTGCGGGCGTTGTGTGGGCGGTTTGCGTTGCCGGGGCATGGGTGA
- a CDS encoding aldehyde dehydrogenase — MSSTITTNATQLANWIGGEPKPAAAGATIENVDPATGDTIGTIPASTKADVDAAVVAASAVRGWATLSGETRGDILHGLATAIEDDSELFAHAESRDSGKPISIAEEVDIARSVRNLRFFAAAASQFASESHDVPGRMLGYTLRRPKGVIGAISPWNLPLYLLTWKIAPALAAGCTVVAKPSELTPTTASMLGERAARVLPPGVLNIVHGYGEPAGASIVTHPGIAAVTFTGSTKVGRWIGKACGESLKPCSLELGGKNPFIVFDDADIEKASETAVRAAFSNQGQICLCGSRVLVQSGVYDRVVGRLVDGAKALTPGDPQDDATRFGSLVSHDHRDKVAGYVERAVGEGARILAGGARPESLPDRVKNGAYYLPTVIENASQNCAIIQEEVFGPVCTVQKFETEAEAIELANGTPYGLAASVWTQNLACAHRASAALEAGIVWVNCWMLRDLRTPFGGVKQSGVGREGGWEAMRFFTEPKSVTINTSE; from the coding sequence GTGAGCAGCACGATCACGACCAACGCGACCCAACTTGCCAACTGGATCGGCGGCGAGCCCAAGCCCGCCGCCGCCGGCGCGACGATCGAGAACGTCGACCCGGCGACCGGCGACACCATCGGCACGATCCCGGCCTCGACCAAGGCGGACGTGGACGCGGCGGTGGTGGCGGCCAGCGCAGTGCGTGGCTGGGCAACGCTGTCGGGCGAGACTCGGGGGGACATCCTGCATGGGCTGGCAACCGCAATCGAGGACGACTCCGAATTGTTCGCGCACGCGGAGAGCCGGGACAGCGGGAAACCGATCTCGATAGCCGAGGAAGTCGACATCGCCCGCTCGGTACGCAACCTCAGGTTCTTTGCAGCGGCGGCCAGCCAGTTTGCCAGCGAGAGCCACGACGTGCCGGGCCGGATGCTCGGCTACACGCTGCGGCGGCCAAAGGGCGTGATCGGTGCGATCAGCCCGTGGAACCTGCCGCTGTACCTGCTCACGTGGAAGATCGCCCCGGCCCTCGCGGCAGGATGCACGGTGGTGGCCAAGCCCAGCGAGCTGACGCCTACTACGGCGAGCATGCTCGGCGAGCGAGCGGCGAGAGTGCTGCCGCCCGGCGTGCTGAACATCGTGCATGGCTACGGCGAGCCGGCGGGCGCTTCCATCGTCACACACCCGGGCATCGCCGCCGTGACGTTCACGGGCTCGACCAAGGTCGGCCGCTGGATCGGCAAGGCGTGCGGCGAATCGCTCAAGCCCTGCTCACTCGAACTCGGAGGCAAGAACCCGTTCATCGTGTTCGACGATGCGGACATCGAGAAGGCCAGCGAGACCGCCGTCCGCGCCGCGTTCAGCAACCAGGGGCAGATCTGTCTCTGCGGCTCGCGCGTGCTGGTGCAATCGGGCGTGTACGACCGGGTCGTTGGGCGACTTGTTGACGGCGCGAAGGCGCTCACGCCTGGCGATCCGCAGGACGATGCCACGCGGTTTGGTTCGCTGGTGAGCCACGACCACCGCGACAAGGTCGCCGGTTATGTCGAGCGGGCGGTGGGGGAGGGCGCGCGCATCCTGGCAGGCGGCGCGAGGCCCGAGAGCTTGCCCGATCGCGTCAAGAACGGCGCGTACTACCTGCCGACCGTCATCGAGAACGCCAGCCAGAATTGCGCCATCATCCAGGAAGAGGTCTTCGGCCCGGTTTGCACCGTGCAGAAGTTCGAGACCGAGGCCGAGGCGATCGAACTGGCCAACGGAACGCCCTACGGCCTGGCCGCCAGCGTGTGGACACAGAACCTCGCCTGCGCCCATCGCGCCAGCGCCGCGCTCGAGGCCGGAATCGTCTGGGTCAACTGCTGGATGCTCCGCGACCTGCGCACGCCCTTCGGCGGAGTCAAACAATCGGGCGTCGGCCGCGAGGGCGGCTGGGAAGCGATGCGTTTCTTCACCGAGCCCAAGAGCGTCACCATCAACACGAGCGAGTAA
- a CDS encoding YCF48-related protein, which translates to MRLLPITLALALAPLASAQDWIKQAPSPTGRDLYAAAFIDPDLGFICGVNRNLMRTRDGGETWETIFSGVFTTGPFYNVHFHDDQNGWVIGNNNGAYRTTDAGESWQQMTDIEGGSWREVVSFSPTSLVIGANGALSASTDGGLTWEVRSGYPDCPVVYGMDFQSETVGLVSGDQVGPGAGDLGIYRTTDGGRTWTKVLDKTSNDVIFMDGDRVIAQVFSELAGENVSTIWYSDDAGITWFETGVFFGEEAPDVDMERVNATTVAAISSQGAIWMSNDGGFRWTKRQGAVGTLPYSWQLHFADDLHGYAAGPRGILLATTDGGRNWDMIQNGGGFTVTDLDMFDDDFGMAAGGNYVMRTEDGGDSWDLQRLVLEGPIFGRDENVAAVDFVSRDVIVAAGAGGVVFQSFDGGQFWSQIGAPSLPPLFDIEDIDFVSEFEGWVIGDFGLYHTVDGFNWTRALDFFGIRVQFIDEDNGWMQMPGGRQFRTVNGGDTWEDRLLPNHPRFGSASVEDVHFLDENHGWVVGWWGYAIKSADGGQSWEFMDLGLPTQTILQGVKVVSPEEIWITAYDRDLSRNYVMHSTDGGRTWTEETVDQGEFTSTTEIEISPDGGVWTAGFQGEIYHKAGITCRVDIDADGVLTIFDFLAFQTGFDAGDLSLDFDGDGALTIFDFLAFQTEFDAGCE; encoded by the coding sequence ATGCGACTCCTCCCCATCACGCTCGCCCTCGCCCTAGCCCCCCTCGCGAGCGCCCAGGACTGGATCAAGCAGGCCCCAAGCCCCACCGGCAGGGACCTCTACGCCGCGGCCTTCATCGATCCTGATCTCGGCTTCATCTGCGGGGTCAATCGGAACCTGATGCGCACGCGCGACGGCGGCGAGACCTGGGAGACCATCTTCTCCGGCGTCTTCACCACCGGCCCCTTCTACAACGTCCACTTCCACGACGACCAGAACGGCTGGGTCATCGGCAACAACAACGGTGCCTACCGAACCACCGATGCCGGCGAATCCTGGCAGCAGATGACCGACATCGAAGGCGGCTCCTGGCGAGAGGTCGTTTCGTTCAGCCCGACCAGCCTCGTTATCGGTGCCAACGGCGCCCTCTCCGCATCCACCGACGGCGGCCTCACCTGGGAGGTCCGCAGCGGCTACCCCGACTGTCCGGTCGTCTATGGCATGGACTTCCAGAGCGAAACCGTCGGCCTCGTCAGCGGAGACCAGGTCGGCCCCGGTGCCGGAGACCTGGGCATCTACCGCACAACCGACGGCGGACGCACCTGGACCAAGGTTCTGGACAAGACTAGCAACGACGTGATCTTCATGGACGGCGACCGCGTGATCGCCCAGGTCTTCAGCGAGCTCGCCGGCGAGAACGTCAGCACCATCTGGTACTCCGACGATGCTGGCATCACCTGGTTCGAGACCGGCGTCTTCTTCGGCGAGGAAGCCCCCGACGTCGACATGGAACGCGTCAACGCGACCACCGTCGCCGCCATCTCCAGCCAGGGGGCCATCTGGATGTCCAACGATGGCGGCTTCCGGTGGACCAAACGGCAGGGCGCCGTCGGGACATTGCCCTACTCCTGGCAGCTCCACTTCGCCGACGACCTCCACGGCTACGCCGCCGGGCCGCGCGGCATCCTCCTGGCCACAACCGACGGCGGACGCAACTGGGACATGATCCAAAACGGCGGCGGCTTCACCGTCACCGACCTCGACATGTTCGACGACGACTTCGGCATGGCCGCCGGCGGCAACTACGTCATGCGCACCGAAGACGGCGGAGACTCCTGGGACCTCCAGCGCCTCGTCCTCGAGGGCCCGATCTTCGGCCGCGACGAGAACGTGGCCGCCGTTGACTTCGTCTCGCGCGACGTCATTGTCGCCGCCGGCGCGGGCGGCGTCGTCTTCCAGAGCTTCGACGGTGGGCAATTCTGGTCGCAGATCGGTGCCCCGAGCCTTCCCCCCCTGTTCGACATCGAAGACATCGATTTCGTCTCGGAATTTGAGGGCTGGGTCATCGGAGACTTCGGCCTCTACCACACCGTCGACGGATTCAACTGGACACGCGCCCTCGACTTCTTCGGCATCCGCGTCCAGTTCATCGACGAAGACAACGGCTGGATGCAGATGCCCGGCGGACGCCAGTTCCGCACCGTCAACGGCGGCGACACCTGGGAAGACCGTTTGCTCCCCAACCACCCGCGATTCGGCTCGGCCTCGGTCGAAGACGTGCACTTCCTCGACGAGAACCACGGCTGGGTCGTCGGCTGGTGGGGCTATGCCATCAAGAGCGCCGACGGCGGCCAGTCGTGGGAGTTCATGGACCTCGGCCTGCCCACCCAGACCATCCTCCAGGGCGTCAAGGTCGTCTCACCCGAAGAGATCTGGATCACCGCCTACGACCGCGACCTCAGCCGCAACTACGTCATGCACTCCACCGACGGCGGCCGCACATGGACCGAAGAAACCGTCGATCAGGGCGAGTTCACCTCCACCACCGAGATCGAGATCTCACCAGACGGCGGCGTCTGGACCGCGGGCTTCCAGGGCGAGATCTACCACAAGGCCGGCATCACCTGCCGCGTCGACATCGACGCAGACGGCGTGCTCACCATCTTCGACTTCCTCGCCTTCCAGACCGGCTTTGATGCCGGCGATCTCTCGCTCGACTTTGACGGCGACGGTGCCCTCACCATCTTCGACTTCCTGGCCTTCCAGACGGAGTTCGACGCCGGTTGCGAGTAG
- a CDS encoding RidA family protein, which produces MSDQISTDAAPKPVGAYPHARRVGDLLFCSGVGPRAPGENTVPGVTLNDSGELIDYDFEAQCLACFANIRAVVEAGGARFEDIVDVQVYLTDLQRDFAAFNMLWRATFAGEGKPNPCRTTIEVSRLPQGGNAPIAVELKVVARIAG; this is translated from the coding sequence ATGTCCGACCAGATCTCGACCGATGCCGCGCCCAAGCCCGTCGGCGCGTACCCCCACGCCCGTCGCGTGGGTGACTTGCTGTTCTGCTCGGGCGTGGGCCCGCGCGCCCCGGGCGAGAACACCGTACCCGGCGTCACACTCAACGACTCTGGGGAGCTCATCGACTACGACTTCGAGGCCCAATGCCTGGCCTGCTTCGCCAATATCCGGGCCGTGGTCGAGGCCGGCGGGGCGCGGTTCGAGGATATCGTCGATGTTCAGGTGTACCTGACCGACTTGCAGCGCGACTTTGCCGCCTTCAACATGCTCTGGAGGGCTACCTTTGCGGGCGAGGGAAAACCGAACCCGTGCCGAACAACAATCGAGGTCAGCCGGCTGCCCCAGGGCGGGAATGCCCCGATAGCCGTGGAACTCAAGGTTGTCGCGCGAATCGCGGGCTGA
- a CDS encoding spondin domain-containing protein, with amino-acid sequence MTSRQIRTLTCLFALAAVPAVAQAQSTATYRVTFDATWSAATHPTAFPPSPHFSGLVGATHSDGATLWQSGELASTGIERMAETGSKSVLLSEIGAMEDDGFIGATLSGGGIGLSPGRVALTFETSSDYPLLSLVSMIAPSPDWFVGTQSLSLRDDDGWIQTIEFELWPYDSGTDSGVSYTSPNFDTNPAEPIANISDVFPFTGTPALGTYSIELVSVECVAELDGDGVLTIFDFLEFQNLFDAGDLAADLDGDGDLTIFDFLAYQNAFGEGC; translated from the coding sequence ATGACCAGTCGCCAAATCCGAACACTCACCTGCCTGTTTGCCCTGGCCGCAGTACCGGCGGTTGCCCAAGCCCAATCGACAGCAACCTACCGCGTGACCTTCGACGCAACTTGGTCGGCGGCGACCCATCCCACGGCCTTCCCCCCCAGCCCCCACTTCTCGGGTCTGGTGGGCGCGACCCATAGCGATGGAGCCACACTGTGGCAATCGGGCGAACTGGCCAGCACGGGCATCGAGCGGATGGCCGAAACTGGCTCCAAGTCCGTGCTCTTGAGCGAGATCGGCGCGATGGAAGACGACGGGTTCATCGGTGCCACGCTGTCGGGCGGTGGCATTGGCTTGTCGCCGGGCCGCGTGGCCCTCACGTTCGAGACTTCCAGTGACTATCCGTTGCTGAGCCTTGTCAGCATGATCGCTCCGAGCCCCGATTGGTTCGTGGGCACGCAAAGCCTCTCGCTGCGTGACGACGACGGTTGGATCCAGACAATCGAGTTCGAGCTGTGGCCCTACGACTCGGGCACCGACTCGGGCGTCAGCTACACCTCGCCCAACTTCGACACCAACCCGGCCGAGCCCATCGCGAACATTTCGGACGTGTTCCCTTTCACGGGCACACCCGCCTTGGGCACGTACAGCATCGAGCTCGTCAGCGTCGAGTGCGTGGCCGAACTGGATGGAGATGGCGTCCTGACCATCTTCGACTTCCTCGAGTTCCAGAACCTGTTCGATGCGGGCGACCTGGCCGCCGACCTCGACGGTGATGGCGACCTGACCATATTCGACTTCCTCGCCTACCAGAACGCCTTCGGCGAGGGCTGCTAG
- a CDS encoding cupin domain-containing protein has product MPHAHTLHTWIDLPTDQPMALIDRRRIMGERMMISEVVLHPGFEVASHSHENEQMVVMLEGRAEFTIGDGEKVIVEAGQVLELPPNLPHACKALERCRILDMFSPVSEKTGVDSGS; this is encoded by the coding sequence ATGCCGCACGCGCACACCCTCCATACATGGATCGACCTGCCCACCGATCAGCCCATGGCCCTCATCGATCGCCGCCGCATCATGGGCGAGCGGATGATGATCAGCGAGGTCGTGCTGCACCCGGGCTTCGAGGTCGCCAGCCACAGCCACGAGAACGAGCAGATGGTCGTGATGCTCGAGGGCCGGGCCGAGTTCACGATTGGGGATGGCGAGAAGGTCATCGTCGAGGCGGGCCAGGTGCTCGAACTGCCCCCCAACCTGCCGCACGCGTGCAAGGCTTTGGAACGGTGTCGCATCCTCGACATGTTCAGCCCGGTCAGCGAGAAGACGGGCGTGGATTCGGGTTCGTAG
- a CDS encoding fibronectin type III domain-containing protein produces the protein MSTIPRTNDAALDWCDEHATLWSADPAAVGLDATEVANMAALVQQAQDRKSSFDAARTAWLGASEAYSSGIESMLDDASVLVAKVRAFARGSAEPALVYQAAGIPAPADRAPRPAPGTPTDFRVELLQDGAITLGFKCPNPPRTGEAIYRVERRLGAGQGEPFLFVVNAKERRFTDSGIPEGTGVATYRITAETATKNGAPALFAVRFGAGNQATIIAMPGDGQAGQAA, from the coding sequence ATGAGCACCATCCCACGAACCAACGACGCCGCCCTGGACTGGTGCGACGAGCACGCCACCCTGTGGTCGGCCGACCCCGCCGCCGTGGGGCTCGACGCCACCGAAGTGGCGAACATGGCCGCATTGGTCCAGCAGGCCCAGGACCGCAAGTCGTCCTTCGACGCGGCCCGGACGGCCTGGCTCGGCGCTTCGGAAGCCTACTCCAGCGGCATCGAGTCGATGCTCGACGACGCCTCGGTGCTGGTGGCCAAGGTCCGCGCCTTCGCGCGCGGCTCGGCCGAGCCGGCGCTCGTCTACCAGGCCGCGGGCATCCCGGCCCCGGCCGATCGCGCGCCGCGGCCGGCCCCCGGCACGCCCACCGATTTCAGGGTCGAGCTGCTCCAGGACGGGGCCATCACCCTGGGCTTCAAGTGCCCCAACCCGCCCCGCACCGGCGAGGCCATCTACCGCGTCGAGCGGCGGCTTGGCGCCGGGCAGGGCGAGCCGTTCCTGTTCGTCGTCAACGCCAAGGAGCGCCGCTTCACCGACTCGGGCATCCCCGAGGGCACCGGCGTGGCGACCTACCGCATCACCGCCGAGACGGCCACCAAGAACGGGGCCCCCGCCCTGTTCGCCGTGCGTTTCGGCGCGGGCAACCAGGCGACGATCATCGCCATGCCCGGGGACGGCCAGGCGGGCCAGGCGGCCTAG
- a CDS encoding putative dsRNA-binding protein, with amino-acid sequence MREKNFKSLLQQHAQQQFGVTPHYHIIDEQGPDHAKSFKVAAEFAGHLYPAQWGQSKERAEQHAAHEALRELGLEPLNEVPTGDEIYKLSLLARVAFAARCARRVQPLFEATWRKATRKQVDSVIEAIRFAERFAAHPTRYGDTDFIQLSSAAHGTALQNARDVSAGGTDVAPAEAAAYAAAAAAAANAADDDQAAVAVIRAVAYAARGVGDATAAIRHDYDLLLRTSQAEHWTDDTPVPPEFFGPMWPEGAPEGWSIEEATAPAPPSLKIEIQTPPGMDEQASKEFNQRVARLFAEMSALHVAMGGNGLRILDDASAAPVLDEDELPIGVGDPGCVEAGGGR; translated from the coding sequence ATGCGTGAGAAGAACTTCAAGAGTTTGCTGCAGCAGCATGCCCAGCAGCAATTCGGCGTCACTCCCCACTACCACATTATTGATGAGCAGGGTCCCGATCACGCCAAGAGCTTCAAGGTTGCCGCGGAGTTTGCCGGACACCTCTATCCTGCGCAATGGGGTCAGTCCAAGGAGCGGGCGGAACAACATGCTGCGCACGAGGCTTTGCGCGAGCTCGGGCTCGAACCTTTGAATGAAGTTCCAACCGGAGACGAGATTTACAAGCTGTCTCTACTCGCGCGAGTCGCTTTCGCAGCACGTTGCGCTCGACGAGTGCAGCCGCTCTTTGAGGCAACATGGCGCAAGGCGACTCGTAAACAAGTAGATTCAGTCATTGAAGCCATCCGATTCGCTGAGCGATTTGCTGCACACCCAACGCGCTATGGCGATACTGATTTCATACAGCTAAGTAGCGCCGCACATGGAACCGCATTGCAGAATGCTAGAGATGTTTCCGCTGGTGGAACCGATGTCGCTCCAGCAGAAGCAGCGGCATATGCGGCAGCTGCGGCTGCGGCTGCGAATGCTGCTGATGATGACCAAGCCGCAGTCGCGGTTATCCGTGCGGTCGCGTACGCTGCTCGAGGTGTTGGCGACGCCACCGCTGCCATCCGCCATGACTACGACCTCCTCCTCCGCACCAGCCAAGCCGAGCACTGGACCGACGACACCCCCGTTCCCCCCGAGTTCTTCGGCCCGATGTGGCCCGAAGGCGCGCCCGAGGGTTGGTCAATAGAAGAAGCCACAGCCCCCGCGCCGCCATCTTTGAAGATCGAGATCCAGACGCCGCCGGGCATGGACGAGCAAGCGTCCAAGGAATTCAACCAACGCGTCGCCCGCCTGTTCGCCGAGATGAGCGCCCTGCACGTGGCGATGGGCGGCAACGGGCTGCGCATCCTTGACGACGCCTCGGCCGCGCCCGTTCTCGACGAGGACGAGTTGCCCATCGGCGTGGGCGATCCCGGTTGCGTGGAAGCCGGGGGTGGGCGATGA